One window from the genome of Vanessa tameamea isolate UH-Manoa-2023 chromosome 13, ilVanTame1 primary haplotype, whole genome shotgun sequence encodes:
- the LOC113394207 gene encoding transmembrane protein 222: protein MNSDQSPGSPIDLSDREQAVLMDPIDHARARYPYCIVWTPIPVLTWIFPFLGHMGICMSNGVIRDFAGPYFVSEDLMAFGNPTKYWQLSPQRANNGQAGWDAAVAESSEIYKKRMHIIFYDNCHSHVATALNIMNYNGYKNWNMVKLALYMIPYSKYVSFGAFMKTWLPFFIIVAFICGLAAII from the exons atgaataGTGATCAAAGTCCTGGTAGTCCTATTGACTTGAGTGATCGTGAGCAAGCAGTACTTATGGATCCCATTGATCATGCCCGGGCGCGATACCCATACTGCATTGTTTGGACGCCTATACCAGTTTTAac ATGGATATTTCCCTTTCTTGGACACATGGGTATTTGCATGTCAAATGGAGTGATAAGAGACTTTGCTGGTCCATATTTTGTGTCCGAAGATCTTATGGCTTTTGGGAACCCTACTAAGTACTGGCAGCTATCACCACAGAGAGCAAATAATGGACAGGCTGGCTGGGATGCAGCAGTTGCAGAATCAtcagaaatatacaaaaaaagaatg caTATAATATTCTATGATAACTGCCACTCACATGTAGCTACAGCTCTAAATATCATGAATTACAATGGTTACAAGAACTGGAATATGGTTAAGCTTGCTCTCTACATGATACCATACTCAAAATACGTAAG cTTTGGCGCATTTATGAAGACATGGTTACCTTTTTTCATTATTGTTGCATTTATATGCGGTCTGGCTGCAATTATCTAA